GATTTAAGCAAAAAATATGTCTGAAAATCCAATCGAAGAAAAGGCTAAGGAAATCATTGAAGAAAAACTTGAGGAAGAGAGGAAAAAGGAAAAATGGCTATATCATGTTTCTTTTTCGATTATTCTCATGGCGGTGTTAGGAACGATTGTTGCAGCCGACTCGGAAAATAGTGTTACAGAAGCCATTATTTTACGTAATGAAGCGATTCTTTTTCAAGATAAAGCCACAGATATGTGGAATTTTTTTCAGGCTAAGTCGATGAGAGAAGCGGGTTATCGCATCGCTAATACTATCAATCCAAAGCCTGAGTTCGAACAAGAAATTGAAAGATACCGGAAAGAGAAGATGGATATTGAACAAAAAGCCAAGCTTCTTGAAGAACAGGTAACGGCAAGGCTAAAAGAAAGCGAACGGTATTATCACAAGCACCATATTTTTAGAATGGCGGGTATTCTTGTCCAGGTTGGAATTGCATTGTCTTCTGTTTCCGCTTTGTTGAAAAGGAAAACGGTATGGTATTTAGCGATCTCTTTAGCAATAGGAGGATTAATCGTATTTTCGACCGCTTTATTAAAGTAGAAGAAAAAGGGTAAGGCTTTTTACAAGAAAGCAGATTTTAGGGAGTTTTCTTTAATTTAATTCTT
The DNA window shown above is from Methylacidiphilum caldifontis and carries:
- a CDS encoding DUF4337 domain-containing protein, producing MSENPIEEKAKEIIEEKLEEERKKEKWLYHVSFSIILMAVLGTIVAADSENSVTEAIILRNEAILFQDKATDMWNFFQAKSMREAGYRIANTINPKPEFEQEIERYRKEKMDIEQKAKLLEEQVTARLKESERYYHKHHIFRMAGILVQVGIALSSVSALLKRKTVWYLAISLAIGGLIVFSTALLK